One Mycolicibacterium fallax genomic window, GCGGTCGTCGAGCACCGGTTGGTGCAGCAGCTGGAACACCACGGCGGGGGCGGCGCCGTCGACGCTGCGCTGGGCCAGGGTGGCCGCCAGCCCGGCCCCGGCGCTGCTGCCCGCGACCGCCAGCGGCCCCGGCAGCCGCTCGGCCGCCCACACCAGCACCTCCAGGCAGTCCGCCAGCCCGGCCGGATAGGGATGTTCGGGGGCCAGCCGGTAGTCGACGGAGACGACGGTGCAGCCGGCCCCGCGGGCCAGCTGCACGCATTGGCGGTGATCGGTGTCGAGGTTGCCGAGCACGAACGCCCCGGAGTGGCAGAACAGCACCGTCGGCGCGTCGGGCCCGCCGCCGCGGTAGATCCGCACCCCGATGCCGCGGCCCTCCCCCGGCACCGTCTGCTCGGTGATCAGCACACCGGTGGTGTCGATGCCCGGCGCCGCCTCCGCGCGGCGCGCGTTGAGTCCGGCGCGCACCCGGTCCAGCGTGGTGCGGTCCACACTCGTTCGCGCCGAGGCAAATTCACGCAACGCCGGAGCCAGCCGGTCGGCGATCGAGGCGGCCATCGGGGCTCAGCCGATCGTCAGCGACTGACCGCCGTCGACGACCAGCTCGGCACCGGTGATGAAGGACGCGTGCTCGGAGACCAGGAAGGCGACGGCGTCGGCGACATCGCCGGGCACGCCCAGCCGGCCGGCCGGGATCCGCTCGGCCAGCCGGGACTGGGTGGTCGAGTCGAGCATCGGGGTGGCGATCGGGCCGGGCAGCACCGCGTTGACCCGGATGTCCGGGGCGAGCTCGGCGGCCAGAATCTGGGTCAGACCGCGCAGTCCCCACTTGGCGGTGCCGTAGGCGGCGTGCTGCGGGAACGGCCGGACCGCACCGGTGCTGCAGGTGTTCACCACCGACGCGCCGGTGCCGGTGCGCAGCTGCGCGAGCGCGGCCTGCACACCGAGGAACGGCCCCAGGCAGTTGATCCGCCAGCTGCGCTCGAAGGCCTCCTCGGTCTCGTCGGCGACGGCGGCGCGGTGCAGCACCCCGGCGTTGTTGACCAACGCGGTCAACCCACCGAAGGCCTTGGCGGTGCGGGCGACGGCCGCGGTCCAGTCCGCGGCCGAGGTCACGTCGAGGGCCAGCGGCAGCACCTCGGGACCGAGATCGGCGGTGCCGGCGGCAAGTTCGTCGGTGAGCACGTCGGCGGCGGCAACCCGGAACCCGTCGTCGAGCAGGCGCCGCACGATCGCGGCGCCCTGGCCGCGGGCCGCCCCGGTGACCAGGGCAATCTTGCTGGCGGTCATTGGTAGCCTCCGGCTGGTTTGGTCTGGCCCGTCGCGGTCTGGCTCGGTTCGGTCCCGGCCGCCTCGGCGAGGAATTCCGCGGCCCCGCGGCGCAGCGCCTGCGACTCGGCGGCCAGCGTCAACATGGTGTAGCCGCGGGCGGCCAGCATTCGGCCGGCCGCTCCGGTCCCGGCGTGAATGCCCGGGGTGATGCCCGCCGCGGTGGCCAGCGCCTGGATGTCGTCGATGGCCCCCAGCACCCGGGTGTCCGTCAGCCCGTCGGCCACCGCGACGCCCATCGAGATGGCCAGGTCGGCGGGTCCGACGTACACCCCGGCCAGTCCCGGCACCGCGCAGATCTCGGCGGCGGCCTGCACGCCGCGAACGGTTTCGATCATCACGTAGACGCTGGTGCGGGTGGCCAGCGTCGCCAGGTCGGTGCCGAGGTCGGCGCGCAGCGGCCCGAAGCTGCGGACCCCGGTCGGCGGGTAGCAGGCCGCGGCCACCGCGTCGGCGGCCTGCTCGGCCGATTCCACCAGCGCGATGATCACCCCGTCGGCGCCGGCGTCGAGCACCCGGCCGATCGGGGCGGGGTCGGCGCTGGGCAGCCGCACCAAGGTGGTGATCGGGACCCCGGACAGCCGGCGCAGCAGCCGGGCCGCGCCGGCGTCGTCGAAATAGCCGTGCTGGGTGTCGATGCCGACGTAGTGGTAGCCGGCGCGGGCGAACTCCTCGGGCCCGATGGCGGTCGGCCCGGTGATCCAGCCGCCCCAGCGCACCGCGGCGCTCACGGCACCAGCACGATCTTGATCCGCCCCGGGGTGGGGCGGGCGGCGAGCTCGAAGGCCTGCTGCACATCGTCGACCCCGAAGGTGTGGGTGACGTAGGCCGGCAGCAGCTCCGGGTGCTCGCGGGCGAACCGGTCGGCCTCGGTCAGCACCCGGCGCCGGTCCAGGGTGATGCCGGAGATCAGGGTCAGGTTGCTGCGCAGCATGTTCCGCATGCTGATCGGGTAGCAGTCATCGTCGGGAACCCCGAAGTAGAACACCGTGCCCCGCCAGCCGACCGCCTCGATGGCATGCCCGAGGGTGGCGACCTGGTGACCGACGGCCTCGATGACGATGTCGGGTCTGGCGCCCGGGTCGAGGTGGGCCAGCCAGCGGTCACTGGTGGCGCGCACCGCGTCGTCGACACCGAAGGTCGCCGCGACGGCGCTGCGGTCCACCGGGTCCACGCCGGTGACCCGGGCCGCGCCGGCGGCCTTGGCGACATAGCTGAACAGCAGCCCGATCGAGCCCTGGCCGATGACCGCGACGTGCTTGCCGGCCAGCGGCGGCAATTGTTCGACGGCGTAGAGCACACAGGCCAGCGGTTGCAGCGCCACCGCGTGCTCCGGCGCCAGCCCCGGGTCGTAGGGGGCCAGGCCCTCCCCGTCGGAGACCAGCTGGGCCTTGAGCCCGTCGAAGGCCGACGCCCAGCCGACCACTCGACTGCCAACCTGGTGTTCGGGGTGCGCGCTGGCCAGCACCTCGCCGACGATCTCGTGGATCGGGAAGCCGTCGATGTCGGCCGCGCACGGGCCGACGTCGGCGGGCAGCTTGCCCTGGGTGCCGCGGAATCCCGGCATGTCGCTGCCGCAGATCGCGGCCGCGCAGAACTTCAGCAGCACCTGGCCGGGTGCCAGTGTGGTCGGATCAGGTTCGGGCAGTTCGATCTTTTCGAAGGTGTACGGCGCGACGACCCGATGACACCACACGTTTCAGACCTCCACTGGGATGTTGTTCCAGCCCCATTGGAAGCTCGACGGCGGACGCGACGCGGCCATCTCGTCGATCCGGTAGTCGGGCACCCGCTTGAGGAACTCCTGCATCATGATTGTCACCTCGAGGCGGGCGACGTGTACCCCCATACAGAAATGTTGGCCGTGTCCGAAGGAGAGCAGTCGCTCGATCGGGCGGTCCCAGATGAACCGGTCCGGGTCGGGATATTCGCGCTCATCGCGGGCGGCCGAGGCCATCAGTGCGATGACCCGCTGCCCCGGCGCCATGGTGGTGCCGTGAATCTCGTAGGGCCGGCGCAGCGTTCGGGCGAACCACTGGGCCGGGGCGCTGTAGCGGATGATCTCCTCGCGGGCGACCGGGATGTTGGCGGTCAGGTCCTCGCGGACCGCGGCGAGTTGATCGGGATGGGCCAGCAGATGCCAGAGCCCGGTCGCGGTGATCTTCGGGACGGTTTCGGTGCCGCCGATGAACACCGCGAGCATCTGGGTGGCGGCCTCGGTGTCGCTCAGCGCCGAGCCGTCGGGCAGCCGGAAGTTGATCAGCGCGTCGGCGATCGGGTTGGCGCCGTCGGCGCCCGCGGCGCGGCGGCGTTCGATGATCGGGGTGAGGTAGGACAGGTAGCCGGGCCGGGAGTTCCCGATCTCGACGCCCTCGCCGGGCTGGGTCAGCGTGCTGGCGTTGATGGTGGCCAGCACCTCCGGTGCCAGTTCGGTTGGCAGCCCGAGAAAGTCACACACCATGGTGGCGGCGACGATGCCGCCGTAGTCCTGGGTGAGGTCGAAGCGGCCGCGGGGCAGCAATTCGTCGAGCCGCTCGTTGGCCAGCGTGCGGATCCGGTCGTCGAGTTTGGCCGCGGCCCGCGGCCGGAACTGCGCCGAGGTGCAGCGCCGGACGTTTTCGTAGATCGGCGAGTCGAAGTTGGCGTGAAAGGGCATGGGGTGCAACGGCGGGTCCGGAACCGGGCCATCGTTGTGGCGTTCCAGCACCGCGGCCGAGGGCAGGGTGCCCTCGGAGGCGACGAAGGTGCCGTCGGTGTTTCCGAGCACGGTCCAGATGTCCTCGAACCGGGACAGCGCGTAGGTGTCGAGTTCCTCGACGTAGTACACCGGATGCTCGTCGCGCAGCACCCGGTAGTACGGCAGCGGATCGGCCATCACGCCCGGGTCAAAGGGGTTGTAGCGAAAGGTCGTTGGGCTGCTCACCGGCTTCTCCTACTTCAGCGGGGAGGGCGGCAGCGCCGACAGGATGGAATCCTCCCAGCCGTCGCGCAGCGCGGGCGCCACGCTCATCCAGGTGACGATCTCCGCCGGCGGATCGCCCTTCCAGGACGGGTAGTGGTTCTCGAAGCAGTCCCAGTCCCCATCCAGCGCCCAATAGTGGATCACCTCGTTGAACCGGAAGGTGGTGATGAAGGAGCCGAGCCAGCGCTTGCCGGTGGACTCCGACCACGGCACGTAGAGCCGTTCGAGTTCGCGGATGTAGTCGTCCTGGCGGCCCGGTTTGGTCTCCATGATCTCCTGGATGACCAGACCGGCGCCGAAGCCCTCGGCGCTCAGCTGCGCCAGCGTCTTGTTGTACTTGCCCGCGTACATGATTCGGCCCTCGCCGGTGGCGCCGATGCCGCCGAGATAGCGCGACCAGGCGGTCGCGGCCCGCTCGTGGCTGCCGCCGCGGGCCTGCGCGGCACCGATCCGCGCATAGTCGGCGAACGCGTCGATCTCCCAGATCACGGTGACCTGAGGCCAGTGCCCGTTGTACCGGGTGGTCTCCCACAGCGCGAACAGCCGGGCCCCCAGCTCGGTCATCATCGGCTGGTAGATCTCCAGGAATTTCTCGGTGAACCCCGCACCGTCACCGGAGCCCAGCGATATCGTTTCGTGCAGATACAGCAGGGTGTGACCGTAAAACTTCTTCATCGACGGGTATCCGTCCTCGTTGACAACGCCACCCGCAAAGCGTGACACTTAAGCAATGATTTGTAAAGCGCCGCGGCCGCTGGCGGGCGGCTTCTGCTTCGGCGAGGGCCCGCGCTGGCGGGACGGGGCGCTGTGGTTCTCCGACATGCTCGGGGCGGCCGTGCACACCGTCGACCCCAGCGGCGCGATGACGACGCTGCCGCTGCCCGGACACCGCCCCTCCGGGCTCGGCTTCACCTCCGACGGGGCCCTGCTGATCGCCTCCACCACCGCGCGCACCCTGCTGCGCCGCGACGCCGACGGGCTGCGCGTCATCGCAGAGCTGGCCGAACTGGCGCCCGCCGACCTCGGGGACCTGGTCGTCGACAACCACGACCGGGTGTACCTGGGATCCCAGGCCCGCACCGACGGGGTGCTGATCCGGGTCGATCCCGACGGCGCCGCGGCCGTCGTCGCCACCGGGCTGGACTTCCCCAACGGCATGGTGATCACCGACGACGGCCGGACGCTGATCGTCGCGGAGTCCACCGGCCGGCGGCTGACCGCCTTCACCATCGCCGCCGACGGCGCGCTGCACGAACCGCGGGTGTTCGCCGGCGGCCTCGACGGCCCGCCCGACGGCCTGGCGATCGACGCCGACGGCGGCGTCTGGACCGCGCTGACACTGGCCAACCGCTTCGACCGGATCGTCGAGGGCGGCGCGGTCACCGATCGGGTCGAGCTGGGCGAGCGGGTGGCGATCGCCCCGGCGCTGGGCGGGCCCGACGGCCGCACCCTGTTTCTGTTGTCGAGCACCCTGGCCTATCCCGAGCGCCTGGTGGGCACCAAGCTGGCACGGGTGGACACCGTGACCGTCGAGATTCCCCGTGGAGGACTGCCATCGTGACGGACTGCTACTACGAACTGCTCGAGGACGACGCCCCGGTGGGCCCGGCGCGGGGGCAGCGGCTGCGCCCGACCGCGATGGCGATCAGCACCTGGACGTCCGCGATCCAGCACGGCGCCCCGGTGTCCGCGCTGCTGGTGCGGGCCCTGGAGCGGTGCGCGCCGCGGCCCGACACCCGGCTGTCCCGGGTGGTGGTGGACCTGCTCGGACCGGTGCCGATGGCCGAAAGCCTCTGGGTGACCGCACAACTGGAGCGCGGCGGCACGCAGATCGAACTGGTCGGCGCCACGCTGTGGGCACCGGGTCCCGATGGTTCGCCGCGCGCGGTGGCCCGGGCCAGCGGCTGGCGGCTGCAGACCCTGGACACCGCCGAGCTCGGTGCCGCGCCGACCGAACCGCTGCCCGGCCGGGAGGCGGGCATCGACCGCGAGCTGGCCGGTAAGTGGGACCCCAACTACGTGCACAGCGTGGACTGGCTGTGGCTCAAGGTTCCGCCGCACGACGGACCGGGCGAATCCTGGATGCGGCCGCGGGTGGCGCTGGTCGACGACGAACCGCTCACCCCGATCCAGCGGCTGTTCACCGTCGCCGACTGCGCCAACGGGCTGGGATCCAAGCTCGACATCCGGCGCTGGACGTTCATGAACACCGACATGTCGGTGCACCTGCACCGGGTGCCGACCGGGCAGTGGTCGGGCATCCGCGCCGACACCCACTACGGCCCGGACGGCATCGGCAGCACCGTCGGCACGCTGTTCGACGACCAGGGTCCGGTCGGCGTGATCGCCCAGTCGGTGCTGGTGCGGCCGCGCCCGCCGAAGCCGTGATCAGGGGTTGTTGAGCCCAGCGGCGCGCCGGCGGCAGCCGGGATCGGGCCGGCAATTGCCGCACCACGGCCTACCCGATATGCGCGGGCACCCGCTTGATGCCGTGGATGAAGCTGCTCTGCAGGTATTCCGGCTGGCCGAACTCCACCGTCTTCAGCCGGGTCAGCAGCTCCCGGAACAGATGGCGCAGTTCGGTTTTCGCCAGGCTCGCGCCCAGGCAGAAGTGCGGCCCGCCGCCGCCGAAGCCGAGGTGCGGGTTCGGGGATCGGCTCAGGTCGAATTCCCGAGGCCGCTCGAACACCGCCTCGTCGCGGTTGGCCGAGCAGTAGAACATGCAGATCTTGTCGCCTTCGCGCAGCTGCTGACCGCCCAGTTCGGTGTCGCGGGTGACGAACCGGGCGAACTGCATCACCGGGCTCGACCACCGAATGAACTCCTCGATCGCCGGCCCGATCCGGCCGTCGAAGTCCGCCATCAGCCAGGCCCGCTGCTCGGGGTTGGCGGCCAGCGCCATCATCGCGTGGGTGGTGGTCTGCTTGGTGGTGTCGTTGCCGGCCGAGGCCAACAGCACCAGGAAGGCGCCGACCTCCTCGTCGGTGAGCCGGTGCCCGTCCACCTCGGCGTTGACGATCGCGGTCATCAGATCGTCGGCCGGGTTGGCCCGCCGGTGCTTGGCCAGTTCGATGCCGGTGCTCGACAGCAGGATCATCTCGTTGATGGTGTCGGTGGCCCGCTCCTCCAGGGAGCTGTAGTCGTCGTCGCTCATCGAGAAGAGCTTCTCCGCGGCGTGCGCGACGGCCTCCCGATCGGCCGCGGGCACCCCGAGCATCTCCGAAATGGTCATCATCGGGAGCTGACTCGAGCAGGCGGCGACGAAGTCCACGTCGCCGGCGCCGATCAGGCCGTCGACCACCCGCACGGCGTTGGCGTGGATCTGCTCCTCGATCTTGCGGACGTTGCGCGGGGTGAACGCCGAGCTGACCAGCCGCCGGTACACCGTCTGCTGCGGCGGGTCCATCGTCAGGAAGAACGTCGCGATGCGCTGCATCTCCACCGGCATCGGATCCGGCGCCACGCCCTGGGCCGAGGAGAACACCTCGTAGTTGAGGCTGGCCTCAACAATGTCGGCGCGCCGGGTGACCGCCCAGTAGCCGGGTTCCTCCAGGTCGAACAACGACGAGAACGGCCGCTGCCAGGACAGCCCCGGTTGGGCGCGCAGCTGCGCGAAGGTTTCGTCGCGCGCGGTGAAGGGCTGGGCCCAGAACTCCCGGGCCGAAATGTCGAGTTCGCTGTGCTGCCGCTCGGCGGCATCGACGACGGTCATGCGATCAGCGTGACACTAACTACAATTGATGTAAAGCTATGCGGATGGTTTTCCGCACCGTCCGGTTCACTTCGGCCCGCGCCAACCCGGTCGCCAGCTACCATCTGATCGGCAAAGACATTCCGATGGGCATGAAGGTCGGTGGCTGGTGACGGCAAAGAAGACGGCGGGCGCCGCGGCGAATGGCGCCAGCTCCCGGCGGGGCGCGCCGGACCCCGCCGCCGCCGTGCACACCAGCCGGCGGATCCTGGACGCCACCGCCGAAGTGATGAGCCGCAACGGGATGAGCAAACTCAGCCTGTCCGACGTGGCGCAGGAGGCCGGGGTTTCCCGGCCCACCCTCTACCGCTGGTTCTCCTCCAAGGAAGAACTCATCGACGCGTTCACCCGATACGAGCGCGACCTGTTCGAGGGCGGCATCGCCAATGTCACCGCGGGCCTGCGCGGCGCCGAACGCCTCGACGCGGCACTGAAGTTCATCGTGGAGTTTCAGCAGTCCTACTCCGGCGTCCGGATGATCGACATCGAGCCCGAGCAGGTGATCGCCCGAATCGCCGAGGTGCTGCCGGTGATGCGCGACCGGCTCGAGCGGTTGATCCCGGGTCCCGACGCGGCGATCGCCGCGGCCACCGCGACCCGGGTCGCGGTGTGCCACTACGTCGTTCGCAGCGAGGACTCCGAGCAGTTCCTGGCCCAGCTGCGCCACGCGGTGGGGCTCAAGAACCGCAACGCCTCACACTGAGGATCGCAGCGCCGGCACGGTCTGCAGGTCATCGATCGCCGCCACCGCCCGGCGCAGTCCCTCCAGCGCGATGTTCTCGGTCTGCATGCCGCCCAGACCCGCCGTCGCCAGCGCCGAGACGTAGGAATAGACCGCGTTCTGTCGGTACCGCTCGAACAGTTCCGCGCCGTCGAGTTCCGGCCCGCCCGCTTCGACCAGGGCCTCGCGGTAGCTGTCCAGCAGTTCGCGCTGACGCTCCCGGCGTTCCTCGGTGGTCATCCCGAGCACCAGCGTGTAGGCCAGGTCGCGGGACGGGTGCCCGCGGCGGACCACCTGCCAGTCCAGCAGGCCGGCCCGCCCGGCGCGGAAATAGGTGTTACCCGGGTGCGAGTCGCCGTGCAGCACAAAGTGCCGGCCGCGATCGTTGAACACCGCGATCTGCTGCAGGTGCTCCCACAGGTACTGGCCCCGGTAGACGTCGATATCGGTGCAGCGGGAGAGCTTTTCGGCGGATTTGCGCATCAGCATCGGGGTCAGCGGGTTGGCCGGATCGGTCGACGGCGGCGACAGCCAGCCCAGCGGCCCGGCACCGCCGGGTTTGACCGGCATTCGGTCGGCGAACGTGCCGTGCAGCTGCCCAAGCGCGCGCATCACCCCGGTCATCTGGTCGGCGCTCAGCGGGTTGAGGGTGTCCGGGAAGACGCAGTCGGTGACCGACATATCCTCCAGCACCACAATGTAACGCCCGGTCAGGTCGTCGAAGGCGGTGCCGTGACAGCGCGGCACACCGTCGCCGAGGTCCGGGGCCAGCCAACGGTAGAACCGGCATTCGGTTTCGGCCAGCCGGGCCAGTTCGCCGAGCATCCGGGTGGCGACGGTGGCCGCGGGCATCTTCACGAACACCGTCTCGGGGACATCGTCGCCGACCAGCGCCAGCCGGGCCCGACACGAGGTGCCGTCGGCACCGTCCAGGCGCCGGACCTGCTCGACATGCCGGCGCAGTACCCGGGACAGGAAGGCGGCGTCGAGCTCGTCGACCGAGCGCGGGAACGCCCGCAGCCCACCCAGCGTCGCGTCGGTGGCAACCCGCAGCACCCCACCGGCGACGTGCGCGCCCAGCCGCGCGATCGGCGCAATCGCGTTGTTCTCCAGCACCTCTCAGCCCGCGATCCGCGCGATGACGCGTTCGCCGAACAGCCCGATCGCGTCGAGCACCTGGGCCAGGCTCTCCCCCGGCAGCGGGACCTGCAGCCAGCTGACCCCGGCGGCGGCCAGTTCGGTGGCACCGGCCAGGTAGGCGTCGGGGTCGAAGTCCGGCTGCCCGGGAGTGCCGCCGACCAGGTTGGTGAAGCTGACGTCGATGTCGGTGAATTCCCTTCCCGCCACATCGAATCGGCGACGCAGGTCGTCGATGCCGGATCGCAGCGCCGCCACCGAGTCCAGCGCGGCGGTGCCGGCGGCCTTGGCCAGCCCGGGCGGTGCGGCGAACGGCGCCCACCCGTTGCCGTGCTCGGCCACCCGCTGCCGGGCCGCACCGGTGTTGCCGCCGATCCAGATCGGCGGGTGCGGGCCGCTGACCGGCCGGGGGTGCGCGGTGATGCCGCGCGCGCTGAAGTGCGCGCCCTCCACGGTCACGTCGTCGCCGGACCAGACCGCCCGGATCACCGCGAGCGCCTCGTCGAAGCGCTCCGCGCGGGTGTCGAAATCCACGCCCAGCGCAGCGAATTCGCGCTTGAGATAGCCGACGCCGACGGCCAGGGTGAATCGGCCGCCGGACAACCGGTCCAGGGTCGCGCCCTGCTTGGCCACCACGAACGGACTGTGGTAAGGCAGCACCACAATGTTGGGGATCAGCCGCAGCTCGGTGGTGCGCGCGGCGGCATAACCCATCGCGGTGAACGGATCGAGGCTGTCGTGGCCGCCGGCCTCCAGCCAGCGCTGCGGCGGGGCGGGATGATCGGTGAAGCCCAGCGCACCGAACCCGGCGGCCTCCAGCGCCTCGGCGACCGCCGCCACACCGGCTCCGTCGACGAGCTCGGGGTTGGCGGGGTGGCTGATGATCGGGTGGGTACAGGCGAATCGCATCAACGGGCTCCTCACGACGTGCTCAACTGGGCCAGGAAACCGGGCCAGTCGGGGAACAGGGCACGGTCGACGATCTCGATGCGCACCCCGGAGGGGTCGATGAAATAGCCGAAGGTGTGCAGGGTGTCATCGGCGGGCGCCGCTTCCAGGGTGTAGCCGGCCCGGCGCAGGCCCGCGGCGGCCGCGGCGATGTCGTCGACCCAGTAGCCCAAATGGTGCACCGCCCGCCCCGGGGTTTCGGTCCAGACGGTGCCCGGTACCGCGGCCACCAGTTCCAGGTGCGGGGCCCCGACCGTGAAGGCCACCCGGAATGGCATGTCGACGTCGACGGTCTCGCCGCCGGCGTCCCAGATCCGCACCGCGACGGTGTATTCCAACGGCCGGGTCCAGCTGCAGCCGGTGGCCGCGGTCAGCCGGGCCGCAGCCCCGTCGAAGTCGTCGACGACGATGCCGCTGTGATACAGGTCGGCCGCCCGCAGCGGCGTCGTCGCGGTCATGACCGCCGATTCTTCCGCGCCATCGCCCGGCCGGCGGCGGCGCGCATCCGGTCCGAGACGAACAGCGTGCCCACCGGGGTGTGGATGTCCTCGCGCAGCCGGGTCAGCGTCGAGGTGGCGATCTGCCACCCGGCGTCGGATTTGCGGTAGGTCTCCCGGTAGTGCCCGTAGCCCACCAGGGTCGCCAGCCGGCCGAACCGCACCACGTCCTGCAGTGCCCACACCCCGGTGGCGGTGGTCGGCGTGGTGATCTCCAGTTCGGGGGCGTGCACCTGGTGCACGGTGGGGCGGGACGGCCGGCCCAGGGTGGCGCGGGTGAACGCGACGAAGTCGTCGGCGCCGGCGATCCGCAGCCCGCCGGCCCGGGAGGTGTCGCTGATGAAGTCGTCGGTGAACAGCGTCCGCCAGCGGGTCCAGTCCTTGGCGTCCAGGTAGCGGCAGTACCGGGCCTTGAGGGTTTTGAGCGCCTCGAGCTCGAGCAGCGAGTCGTCGGCGTCCACCACCGGCCTTCCCATTGATTACAGATTCACCTTGCACTGTAATGCGCGACGGTCGTCGGTGCCACGGTTCGGTGATCTCGGGGTCGTAGGCTGGGCGGCATGACTTCCGACGGCCGGATCCGGGTGCCCCGCGACCTCGACGCGGTGACCACGATCGGCGCGGAGTCGCGCGGCCCGATCGACACCGCCCCGGTCGAGCGGATCTGGGAGTCGGTCCGGCGCTGGTACCGCGCCGGGATGCATCCGGCCATCCAGGTGTGCCTGCGCCGCGACGGCGAGGTCATCCTGAACCGCTCGATCGGGCACGGCTGGGGCAATGCGCCCACCGACCCGCCGGACGCCGAG contains:
- a CDS encoding phosphotransferase family protein, whose translation is MLENNAIAPIARLGAHVAGGVLRVATDATLGGLRAFPRSVDELDAAFLSRVLRRHVEQVRRLDGADGTSCRARLALVGDDVPETVFVKMPAATVATRMLGELARLAETECRFYRWLAPDLGDGVPRCHGTAFDDLTGRYIVVLEDMSVTDCVFPDTLNPLSADQMTGVMRALGQLHGTFADRMPVKPGGAGPLGWLSPPSTDPANPLTPMLMRKSAEKLSRCTDIDVYRGQYLWEHLQQIAVFNDRGRHFVLHGDSHPGNTYFRAGRAGLLDWQVVRRGHPSRDLAYTLVLGMTTEERRERQRELLDSYREALVEAGGPELDGAELFERYRQNAVYSYVSALATAGLGGMQTENIALEGLRRAVAAIDDLQTVPALRSSV
- a CDS encoding LLM class F420-dependent oxidoreductase — its product is MRFACTHPIISHPANPELVDGAGVAAVAEALEAAGFGALGFTDHPAPPQRWLEAGGHDSLDPFTAMGYAAARTTELRLIPNIVVLPYHSPFVVAKQGATLDRLSGGRFTLAVGVGYLKREFAALGVDFDTRAERFDEALAVIRAVWSGDDVTVEGAHFSARGITAHPRPVSGPHPPIWIGGNTGAARQRVAEHGNGWAPFAAPPGLAKAAGTAALDSVAALRSGIDDLRRRFDVAGREFTDIDVSFTNLVGGTPGQPDFDPDAYLAGATELAAAGVSWLQVPLPGESLAQVLDAIGLFGERVIARIAG
- a CDS encoding VOC family protein, which translates into the protein MTATTPLRAADLYHSGIVVDDFDGAAARLTAATGCSWTRPLEYTVAVRIWDAGGETVDVDMPFRVAFTVGAPHLELVAAVPGTVWTETPGRAVHHLGYWVDDIAAAAAGLRRAGYTLEAAPADDTLHTFGYFIDPSGVRIEIVDRALFPDWPGFLAQLSTS
- a CDS encoding nuclear transport factor 2 family protein yields the protein MGRPVVDADDSLLELEALKTLKARYCRYLDAKDWTRWRTLFTDDFISDTSRAGGLRIAGADDFVAFTRATLGRPSRPTVHQVHAPELEITTPTTATGVWALQDVVRFGRLATLVGYGHYRETYRKSDAGWQIATSTLTRLREDIHTPVGTLFVSDRMRAAAGRAMARKNRRS